The Clostridium beijerinckii genomic sequence AGACAAGTTCTTTTATAAAAAAGAAAATGAATATATAAAAAATAAGATATTACCTGTAAAAGAGCAATTAGAAGAAAAAATTCCGAAAAATATGATAGAAACTTTTGAGAAAGCATTTGAAAAGGGATTTTATTATGTTTTTGAAAAAGGTACTACAGTAATAGAGAAAAGTTACAACTCAGAGAAAATTAAAAATGAAGCAGATATAGATGAATATATTTTATCTAAGCAGATGAATAACAAAAATTTAAGCAGAATAGATAAAAGAGTGAAAAAAGGTGTGCTTATAAATAAAGGGATCACAGCAGCCGAAGGGACATTACTTGGTATATTAGGAATTGGAATACCGGATATACCCGTGTTTATTGGAGTAATATTAAAAACTGTGTATGAGATTTGTGTGAATTATGGATTTGATTATAAGTCTAAAAGTGAAAAGGCATTTATATTAAATATAATTTGTGCAAGTTCTATAAAAACAGATGAAAAAATTCTATACTCAAATGAAGCAGATAGAATTGCATATAGTATTGAAAATAATCATGATCTTAAGGTTGATATAAATGAATTAATTGAGTCAGCTTCAAAATGTTTATCTGAAAATATAGTTGTGGCAAAAGTTATCCAAGGAATACCGATAGTTGGAGTATATGGTGGAATATCAAATTATAGATTATTAGCTGATATAAGCGAAGTGGCAAGTATAAAATATAAAAAAAGATTATTATCTAAATTGAAAAATACTCTTTAGCTTAGATGAACTTGTTGCGTTTAAGTGTGCCTCAATTTCATTATTGAAAGATTAGCAAAAAAATATTAATATAGACTATATATGTTGCAATGCACAATTCACAATTACGGCTAAA encodes the following:
- a CDS encoding EcsC family protein; this encodes MDYRDKRKERILNSQMKKLIKREDKFFYKKENEYIKNKILPVKEQLEEKIPKNMIETFEKAFEKGFYYVFEKGTTVIEKSYNSEKIKNEADIDEYILSKQMNNKNLSRIDKRVKKGVLINKGITAAEGTLLGILGIGIPDIPVFIGVILKTVYEICVNYGFDYKSKSEKAFILNIICASSIKTDEKILYSNEADRIAYSIENNHDLKVDINELIESASKCLSENIVVAKVIQGIPIVGVYGGISNYRLLADISEVASIKYKKRLLSKLKNTL